The genomic window CGCCGCGGGAGCCGGCCGACACGGTGCGCCGGCCCAGGGGGACTAGGGCTCAGCCCTTGTTGATGGTGTTACCGGTACCGAGGTTTTCTACCTTCGGGTCACCGTTTTTGTACGTGATGGTGTTGTTGAACCCGACCACGGTGATCCGCTGATCGACGTTGTCCACGGTGATCTTGTTGTTGGTGCCGCCGACCCGGACCGAGGCGCAGGTGCCGGTCACCGTCAGCGTGTTGTCCGAGCCCGCCACGTTGAGCGATTTGTTCTGGGCGCAGTCCAGCGTGGCGGTCGTGCCCATCGATCCGTAGTTGAGCGTGTCACCGACTTCGATGGAGGCGGTGGTGGTTTCGCTGCCCGACGTCGTCGACCCCGCGGTCCCGCTGGTCGTGGTCTTGGTGGCCGACGTCGACGCCGTGGTACTCG from Mycobacterium kubicae includes these protein-coding regions:
- a CDS encoding DUF3060 domain-containing protein, whose translation is MRAHLSVDPSRLAALALALAVAPVAFGLAGCSSTAPPPGGSSTSTTASTSATKTTTSGTAGSTTSGSETTTASIEVGDTLNYGSMGTTATLDCAQNKSLNVAGSDNTLTVTGTCASVRVGGTNNKITVDNVDQRITVVGFNNTITYKNGDPKVENLGTGNTINKG